A genomic stretch from Candidatus Hydrogenisulfobacillus filiaventi includes:
- a CDS encoding protein of unknown function (Evidence 5 : Unknown function), which translates to MWPGGLAREGYLALAAALYTGARREAMAPDRIPAGMAIPRTAPPDRQRDPAPLGDARNRLPGPPHPHPGHAPGTPGRFYT; encoded by the coding sequence ATGTGGCCCGGTGGGTTAGCCAGGGAAGGCTACCTGGCCCTGGCCGCCGCCCTCTACACAGGCGCACGCCGGGAGGCCATGGCCCCCGACCGCATCCCGGCCGGGATGGCGATCCCGCGGACCGCCCCGCCTGACCGCCAGCGGGATCCCGCCCCTCTGGGGGATGCCCGGAACCGGTTGCCCGGGCCTCCGCACCCTCATCCGGGTCATGCGCCCGGAACCCCGGGCCGCTTTTACACATGA
- a CDS encoding MFS transporter (Evidence 2a : Function from experimental evidences in other organisms; Product type t : transporter), which translates to MATLTSPSRPAPAYKWIALSNTTLGMLMAMLNMSSLLIALPAVFRGIRLNPLDPVNFSYLLWILMGYMLVTAVLVVTFGRIGDLYGRVRMYNLGFAVFTAGSILLSLTWSTGPAGAVELIAFRMLQAVGGALLMANSAAILTDAFPPRQRGMAMGINQIAALVGQFAGLILGGLLAAVDWRWVFLVNVPVGLFGTVWAYLQLREVGERHPARIDWAGNLTFAVGLTVLLVAITYGIKPYGHAQMGWGNPWVLAGLAAGLIILGLFVWVEYRVPEPMFHMGLFRIRAFTAGSLAGLISAIGRGGLQFMLIIWLQGIWLPMHGYNYTQTPLWAGIYLLPLTAGFILAGPTSGWLSDRYGARPFATGGMLLAALTFGLFLLLPVDFSYPVFALVLFLNGIAFGLFGAPNTTAIMNSVPPRHRGAASGMRSTFQNTGMPLSIGIFFSLMIAGLSASVPPTLFKGLTANGVPAPVAAALSRLPPVSYLFAAFLGYNPLGTLLGPRVLAALPPESAARLTGRTFFPSLIAGPFRHGLVVVFTFSIAMSLIAAGASWMRGGRFIYEEEVGPLPAGAPEQDRPDQAGPAAGRR; encoded by the coding sequence ATGGCAACCCTGACCTCCCCGTCCCGCCCGGCTCCGGCCTACAAATGGATTGCCCTCTCCAACACCACCCTGGGCATGCTCATGGCCATGCTCAACATGTCCAGCCTGCTCATCGCCCTGCCGGCGGTGTTCCGGGGCATCCGCCTCAACCCCCTCGACCCCGTCAATTTCAGCTACCTGCTGTGGATCCTGATGGGCTATATGCTGGTGACAGCGGTACTGGTGGTGACCTTCGGGCGCATCGGGGACCTGTACGGCCGGGTACGGATGTACAACCTGGGCTTTGCCGTTTTCACCGCCGGCTCCATCCTCCTCTCCCTCACCTGGAGCACCGGCCCGGCCGGGGCGGTGGAGCTCATCGCCTTCCGCATGCTGCAGGCGGTGGGCGGCGCCCTCCTGATGGCCAACTCCGCCGCCATCCTGACCGACGCCTTCCCGCCCCGCCAGCGGGGCATGGCCATGGGCATCAATCAGATTGCGGCCTTGGTGGGACAATTTGCCGGCCTCATCCTGGGCGGACTGCTGGCTGCCGTCGACTGGCGCTGGGTGTTCCTGGTCAATGTCCCGGTCGGCCTCTTCGGGACGGTGTGGGCCTACCTGCAGCTGCGCGAGGTGGGGGAGCGCCATCCCGCCCGCATCGACTGGGCGGGCAACCTCACCTTTGCCGTAGGGCTGACCGTGCTGCTGGTGGCCATCACCTACGGCATTAAGCCCTACGGTCACGCTCAGATGGGTTGGGGCAACCCCTGGGTGCTGGCGGGGCTGGCCGCCGGCCTGATCATCCTGGGCTTGTTCGTCTGGGTCGAATACCGGGTGCCGGAACCGATGTTCCACATGGGGCTCTTCCGCATCCGGGCCTTCACCGCCGGCAGCCTGGCCGGGCTCATCTCCGCCATCGGGCGGGGCGGGCTGCAGTTCATGCTCATCATCTGGCTGCAGGGCATCTGGCTGCCCATGCACGGCTACAACTACACCCAGACCCCGCTCTGGGCCGGCATCTACCTCCTGCCCCTCACCGCCGGCTTCATCCTGGCCGGCCCCACCTCGGGCTGGCTGTCGGACCGGTACGGGGCCCGGCCCTTTGCCACCGGCGGCATGCTGCTGGCCGCCTTGACCTTCGGCCTTTTCCTGCTGTTGCCGGTGGATTTCTCCTACCCCGTCTTCGCGCTGGTCCTCTTTCTCAACGGCATCGCCTTCGGGCTTTTCGGCGCCCCCAACACCACTGCCATCATGAACAGTGTCCCGCCGCGGCACCGGGGCGCCGCCTCCGGCATGCGCTCCACCTTTCAGAACACCGGGATGCCCCTTTCCATCGGCATCTTTTTCTCCCTGATGATCGCCGGCCTCTCCGCCAGCGTGCCCCCCACTTTGTTCAAGGGTCTGACCGCCAACGGGGTCCCGGCACCGGTGGCGGCCGCCCTCTCTCGCCTGCCGCCCGTCAGCTACCTCTTCGCCGCCTTCCTGGGCTATAACCCCCTAGGCACCCTGCTGGGGCCGCGGGTGCTGGCGGCCCTTCCCCCGGAGTCGGCGGCCCGCCTCACCGGCCGCACCTTCTTCCCTTCCCTCATCGCCGGCCCCTTCCGGCACGGCTTGGTGGTGGTGTTCACCTTCTCGATTGCGATGAGCCTGATCGCGGCGGGGGCATCCTGGATGCGGGGCGGGCGCTTCATCTATGAGGAGGAGGTCGGGCCCCTGCCGGCAGGGGCCCCAGAACAAGACCGGCCGGACCAGGCCGGCCCGGCTGCCGGCCGGCGTTAG
- a CDS encoding SSD domain-containing protein has protein sequence MSFAGTLLAIGTALGWLALLGASIRAVPALGAIAAIFWLARLPALWTHARQAGWLLLIWGLASFALVGPLWTLFHSRRRRTIGLWLWFASLPLALSGTPAPDATWNTWLRHRIPQLFAATHRDILTSPAWVVVLGLVALAGIFTLGARLTAQSRTQPLGLWAGSGLLLSLLLAFAPWTPHLLHWLALPAWFLVLAWLLGAGYTALHQWPGIPEPWVRRMDTGQALGIVAILVILALPLAGGAATHARTPAFPPRFTGTVWADRQATALLPKPAPAPWMVARPAAVAAAQLHVPATPVTAGVSLVPGTVHPPATWDPVRDTDGPALRRLNALLGSSLNRTALLALAASAVLLVLGLGSLPAAGLALWVGLASTILATAGMRLAERLVPVSPYALNVTALLAMGLSVDYAVFQLHAFRTAWRTGGGEEDPGIRARRALGAAHTQATHALPWSAGAFAVAFLAYPLALPFQLGLGFALAGFAAVAAALTLSHLLILPVVATAPRFWLAGLPRSLGEILDRVYQPIGRWTTRWPGLLLAAATLVLLPALRQPLGIKLATPTHPAALLPASSRWHAAWAATRHTARPSSQAILVIQPPTLTRPAIWSTLDRRVAHPPAGVILTNPFATVPPSQMVQWAAQPATAPPVWNTAWNPGRRLLFLPVRSTAAGPLPRTALGKALQLPASWRWSLTGGADALAAVTNGWFAWALGVLVTAGLLASAGVRWVLTGRLRFGLLAILFEVVPLLTTLALYPLAAQQWPALLPRTLPVPILLLSINLMLALALDYQVLFTYAIGRDPTHVRIADAVARTGGSITTAGLVMAASFWVLLVTPLPFLRAAGFLLGTNVLVDTLVVRSWLMPTTTAIAAGQVPHWQVRYDSWLALLLMAWLALALPELVWHHLRHLPWVPAPLPVHPVGLPYSVPAAVGLMLLVVGIAALFRFAGQRMPTAPGDGPSPSLSSNPPG, from the coding sequence ATGTCCTTTGCCGGGACCCTGCTGGCCATCGGCACTGCCCTGGGCTGGCTGGCCTTACTGGGCGCCAGCATCCGCGCCGTGCCGGCCTTAGGCGCCATTGCTGCCATCTTCTGGCTGGCCCGGCTGCCGGCGTTATGGACCCATGCCCGCCAGGCTGGCTGGCTCCTCCTGATCTGGGGCCTCGCCAGCTTCGCCCTGGTCGGTCCTTTATGGACCCTTTTCCACTCCCGTCGCAGGCGAACCATTGGACTATGGCTCTGGTTCGCCAGCCTCCCCCTGGCATTATCGGGCACGCCGGCCCCGGATGCCACCTGGAACACCTGGCTGCGGCACCGGATCCCGCAACTGTTCGCCGCGACCCACCGGGATATCCTGACCAGTCCCGCCTGGGTGGTCGTTCTCGGGCTGGTGGCGCTGGCAGGGATTTTCACCCTGGGTGCCCGCCTGACCGCCCAGAGCCGGACGCAACCGTTAGGACTTTGGGCAGGTAGTGGCCTCCTGTTGAGTCTGCTGCTGGCGTTTGCACCCTGGACCCCGCACCTGCTGCATTGGCTAGCCTTACCGGCCTGGTTTCTGGTGCTCGCCTGGCTCCTGGGAGCCGGCTATACGGCCCTGCACCAGTGGCCCGGTATCCCCGAACCCTGGGTCCGCCGTATGGATACAGGGCAGGCGCTCGGCATCGTCGCGATTTTGGTGATCTTAGCGCTCCCCCTGGCAGGTGGGGCCGCCACCCACGCCCGCACCCCGGCCTTCCCGCCCCGCTTCACGGGCACCGTCTGGGCAGACCGCCAGGCGACCGCCTTGTTACCCAAACCTGCCCCGGCTCCCTGGATGGTTGCCCGTCCGGCGGCCGTGGCCGCTGCCCAGCTGCATGTTCCGGCGACACCGGTCACTGCGGGCGTCAGCCTTGTCCCTGGGACTGTTCACCCGCCGGCCACCTGGGATCCGGTCCGCGATACTGACGGCCCCGCTTTGCGCCGCCTGAACGCCCTTTTGGGGTCCAGTCTCAACCGGACCGCGCTCCTGGCACTGGCGGCCTCGGCTGTCCTTCTCGTGCTCGGTCTCGGCTCACTGCCCGCGGCCGGCCTGGCGTTATGGGTCGGCCTTGCCTCTACCATCCTGGCCACTGCCGGAATGCGGCTGGCGGAGCGACTGGTCCCAGTGTCTCCTTATGCCCTTAACGTCACGGCCCTCCTGGCGATGGGCTTGTCAGTGGATTATGCGGTCTTCCAACTGCACGCCTTCCGGACGGCCTGGCGCACCGGCGGAGGGGAGGAGGACCCAGGGATCCGGGCCCGCCGCGCCCTGGGGGCGGCGCATACCCAGGCCACCCACGCCCTGCCCTGGTCAGCCGGCGCATTTGCCGTCGCCTTTTTAGCCTACCCCCTTGCCCTGCCGTTCCAACTGGGGCTGGGCTTCGCGTTAGCCGGCTTCGCAGCCGTGGCCGCCGCGCTTACGCTTTCTCATCTCCTCATCCTCCCGGTGGTCGCAACCGCCCCCCGGTTTTGGCTCGCCGGCCTGCCCCGGAGTCTGGGCGAGATTCTGGACCGGGTCTACCAGCCGATCGGGCGCTGGACCACCCGCTGGCCCGGACTGCTCCTAGCAGCGGCCACACTGGTCCTGCTCCCGGCTCTACGCCAGCCCTTGGGAATAAAACTCGCAACGCCGACGCATCCTGCCGCCCTCCTTCCGGCCTCCAGCCGCTGGCATGCCGCCTGGGCCGCCACCCGTCACACCGCCCGCCCCTCTTCCCAAGCCATCCTGGTCATCCAACCCCCGACGCTGACCCGCCCCGCCATCTGGAGCACGCTGGACCGGCGGGTGGCACACCCGCCTGCCGGCGTCATCCTCACCAATCCGTTCGCCACCGTCCCGCCGTCGCAGATGGTGCAATGGGCCGCTCAACCGGCCACCGCTCCCCCAGTCTGGAACACGGCTTGGAATCCGGGCCGGCGGCTGCTGTTCCTGCCGGTGCGCTCCACCGCCGCCGGGCCCCTGCCGCGCACCGCCTTAGGCAAAGCCTTGCAGCTGCCCGCCAGCTGGCGGTGGAGCCTCACCGGCGGAGCCGACGCCCTGGCGGCGGTCACAAACGGATGGTTCGCCTGGGCGCTCGGGGTCCTTGTGACCGCTGGGCTCCTGGCTAGCGCCGGCGTCCGTTGGGTCCTGACCGGCCGCCTCCGGTTCGGCCTCCTCGCCATCCTGTTCGAGGTGGTGCCGCTGCTCACCACCTTGGCTCTGTATCCGCTGGCCGCTCAGCAATGGCCCGCGCTCCTACCCCGGACGTTACCGGTGCCCATCCTGCTGTTAAGCATCAACCTGATGCTGGCCCTGGCCCTCGACTATCAGGTGCTCTTCACTTACGCCATCGGCCGGGATCCCACCCATGTCCGTATCGCGGATGCAGTGGCCCGGACAGGCGGCAGCATTACGACCGCCGGACTGGTTATGGCAGCCAGTTTTTGGGTGCTGCTGGTAACCCCCTTACCGTTCCTACGCGCCGCCGGATTTCTGCTGGGCACCAACGTCTTGGTCGATACACTGGTGGTCCGGAGCTGGCTCATGCCGACGACCACCGCGATTGCGGCCGGTCAGGTTCCCCACTGGCAGGTGCGCTACGACAGCTGGCTGGCGTTGCTCCTCATGGCCTGGCTGGCGCTCGCCCTCCCCGAGCTGGTCTGGCATCACCTGCGCCATCTGCCATGGGTGCCGGCTCCGCTGCCCGTACATCCGGTCGGCCTGCCATACTCCGTCCCTGCAGCCGTGGGCCTGATGCTCCTGGTGGTGGGGATTGCGGCACTGTTCCGATTTGCCGGCCAGAGGATGCCGACAGCGCCCGGCGATGGACCCTCCCCCTCCCTCTCGTCCAATCCGCCCGGCTAA
- a CDS encoding protein of unknown function (Evidence 5 : Unknown function), which translates to MRGPYGGRGRPRTLDPLIKSQLLFQLSYTPDYHGSGGWIRTTDITGMNRML; encoded by the coding sequence ATGCGGGGTCCCTATGGTGGGCGTGGAAGGCCTCGAACCCTCGACCCGCTGATTAAGAGTCAGCTGCTCTTCCAACTGAGCTACACGCCCGACTATCATGGTAGCGGCGGGTGGATTCGAACCACCGACATTACGGGTATGAACCGTATGCTCTAA
- a CDS encoding Exonuclease SbcC: protein MPGTGCPGLRTLIRVMRPEPRAAFTHDLVEAVGYLRAQSDVQPDHVASLGFCMGSGIGTRLASLPPHPAASVVLTGKARPWRRRGHPGTHAGPLRRGGSPRHRHRPRPGAGYAGRRQILRIPQLSRHPARLLPRHPAHAGPRDRPGRRAARAGLPARHAPPLTPGRTSRAARVAGRGQPETG from the coding sequence ATGCCCGGAACCGGTTGCCCGGGCCTCCGCACCCTCATCCGGGTCATGCGCCCGGAACCCCGGGCCGCTTTTACACATGACCTAGTGGAAGCGGTGGGGTACCTGCGCGCCCAATCCGACGTGCAGCCGGACCACGTCGCCAGCCTCGGCTTCTGCATGGGGAGCGGCATCGGTACCCGTCTGGCCAGCCTGCCGCCGCATCCGGCGGCCAGTGTGGTTTTGACGGGGAAAGCCCGTCCCTGGAGACGAAGGGGCCATCCCGGGACCCATGCTGGACCTCTACGGCGGGGAGGATCCCCGCGCCACCGGCACCGTCCCCGACCTGGTGCGGGCTATGCAGGCCGCCGGCAAATCCTTCGAATACCACAGCTATCCCGGCACCCGGCACGCCTTCTTCCCCGACACCCGGCCCATGCAGGACCCCGAGACCGCCCGGGACGCCGGGCAGCCCGTGCTGGCTTGCCCGCAAGGCACGCTCCGCCCCTGACACCGGGCCGCACGTCCCGGGCGGCACGGGTTGCCGGCCGGGGCCAGCCGGAAACCGGTTGA
- a CDS encoding protein of unknown function (Evidence 5 : Unknown function) — MLDLYGGEDPRATGTVPDLVRAMQAAGKSFEYHSYPGTRHAFFPDTRPMQDPETARDAGQPVLACPQGTLRP; from the coding sequence ATGCTGGACCTCTACGGCGGGGAGGATCCCCGCGCCACCGGCACCGTCCCCGACCTGGTGCGGGCTATGCAGGCCGCCGGCAAATCCTTCGAATACCACAGCTATCCCGGCACCCGGCACGCCTTCTTCCCCGACACCCGGCCCATGCAGGACCCCGAGACCGCCCGGGACGCCGGGCAGCCCGTGCTGGCTTGCCCGCAAGGCACGCTCCGCCCCTGA
- a CDS encoding Antitoxin, which yields MEQIGAYDAKVRLAELLNRVAQGETILITKNGKPMAYLTPPPQGRTRTVAEAAEALKKFAKGRRLEMPLKEAIEEGRRH from the coding sequence ATGGAACAGATCGGAGCTTATGACGCCAAGGTTCGGTTGGCGGAGCTTCTCAACCGCGTCGCTCAGGGCGAAACCATCTTAATCACAAAAAACGGGAAGCCTATGGCATACCTGACACCTCCCCCCCAGGGACGAACCCGTACCGTTGCCGAAGCCGCTGAAGCCCTGAAGAAGTTTGCCAAGGGGCGACGGCTGGAGATGCCCCTCAAGGAGGCCATCGAAGAAGGGCGGCGGCATTAA
- a CDS encoding VapC toxin family PIN domain ribonuclease, whose amino-acid sequence MLVLDASVALSWCFEDEEDEYSLAVLDQAVATTFLVPSIWPLEIANVLLVAERRGRITRAETAQFIDLLGDLAIHVEPEPCLHFETDLMDLARRHQLSAYDASYLRLALKKGLALVTKDASLVHAAKDEGVALWTEAHHA is encoded by the coding sequence ATGCTGGTCTTAGACGCGTCAGTGGCCTTGTCCTGGTGCTTCGAGGACGAAGAGGATGAATACAGCCTGGCGGTCCTCGATCAGGCCGTCGCGACGACATTTTTGGTCCCCAGCATCTGGCCGCTCGAGATCGCCAACGTATTGCTCGTCGCTGAGCGGCGGGGCCGGATTACTCGCGCGGAAACCGCGCAGTTTATCGACCTCTTAGGAGATTTAGCTATCCATGTTGAACCGGAACCGTGTCTACACTTTGAAACTGATTTGATGGATTTGGCCCGGCGTCACCAGTTATCGGCCTATGATGCGTCCTATCTCCGCCTCGCCCTAAAAAAGGGGCTCGCGTTAGTAACCAAGGATGCATCCCTGGTCCATGCCGCCAAAGATGAAGGAGTGGCGTTATGGACCGAAGCCCATCACGCGTGA
- a CDS encoding putative Transcriptional regulator SlyA (Evidence 3 : Putative function from multiple computational evidences) — protein sequence MVPEALVGELLELMRVFRWFTHPVRRGEITAEQYWLLRLLEKAGPLRVGQLAAALGIGQSSVTTACKRLERQGLVRRARDTADERVVRVILTEQGQQCVASWAALRHATAARILSTLSPEEQTRLQELLARVLDQAQRLAREPEVPAASGPLG from the coding sequence ATGGTGCCGGAGGCGCTAGTCGGCGAACTGCTGGAATTGATGCGGGTCTTCCGGTGGTTCACCCATCCCGTGCGGCGGGGGGAGATTACCGCCGAGCAGTACTGGCTCCTGCGCCTGCTTGAAAAGGCGGGCCCCTTGCGGGTCGGCCAGCTGGCGGCGGCCCTCGGCATCGGGCAGAGTTCCGTTACCACCGCCTGTAAGCGCCTGGAACGGCAGGGCCTGGTCCGGCGGGCCCGGGATACGGCGGATGAGCGGGTGGTCCGGGTCATCCTCACCGAGCAAGGCCAGCAGTGTGTGGCCAGCTGGGCGGCCCTGCGCCACGCAACCGCCGCCCGCATCCTGAGCACCCTGAGCCCGGAGGAGCAGACCCGCCTGCAGGAGCTGCTGGCCCGGGTGCTGGACCAGGCGCAACGCCTGGCCCGGGAGCCGGAGGTACCCGCCGCCTCCGGCCCGCTCGGGTAA